ttcgctCTGGAAAACATGAGAGTTGGGgtttctgttattgtttttcatgtaccggttttttgtatttttccaaCCACGGCGAGCGCAGGGGGGTTTCTGGCTGACGGCGCGAGGACGGAGGGACAGGTGCCGCAGAAGCGAGCTGACAGCgtgggggctggggggggggcggcggctcctcctctctcccgccCGGCGACGGCACAACCCCGGTCGCCCGCCACCCCCACCCCGTGCTCGTGTTCCCGCCTGTTCCTGCGCGCACAGGCTCGCTGCGTCGTCCCACTTCCTGTGTCCTTGATGTGGACCAGGTGTCTGGCTCTTGAGGACCCCAGTTTAACAGGGACATGGCGAGACGGGGCAGGACGGAGCACGGCGGAGGGAAACGGCGCCCTGCCAGCCGGTTTCCACCCCTCCTGCCGGTCGAGCTTGGCGGGCCTGGGAAGCCAACCCGCGCTTCCTGTCCGGTCAGGCTTCTCGCGGTGTTGGTGCTCCTCCTccagcagggtgagagcgcTCCTCTCtcgctgggggggggggcagggaaCCGTGGATAAACCAAGCTTCCCCCATCGCGGGGGACGAGCCGTGCAGGCCCAGTGCCCGCCCCGCGCGCCAGCTGGAGCTCGGCAGGAGGGTGGGACTGGGAGAGGGGCGGAACCCTCCGGAGCCCGGGGACTCGGAGAGGGCAAACGCAGAACTGGAGGGGGCATGGAAATGGACCGCAGTCGTCGGGGAGGTCGTCCGTGCGAGAGCGTCTCTCCCCAGGCCCGTCCCGAGCCAACACGTGGACCCATCCACCAGGGCCCACCAAGACCCGACCTCAACGCAACGGGCCGGCTCTGCCGCGGCGCCACCTCCTGGTCAGGCTGAGTCCGTCTCTCCGGCCCGTTTCAAGCAGAACCTGCCCCCGGCTCTGCGGGCCCTGTCCCCATCGCGCGCGAGGCTGTTGGGGTGACGTGactgagggggagggggagaccGCGGCAGGTGAAACAGATTTTGATGTTTTGCTGGCCTGGGAGCGCCCCCCCCGAGACTGACCGCCGGCCTTCTGTGTAAATGTTTCACGTTTTCATTGTGGTTGTCTGAACACGGCAAGACTGTAtaattttttctctctctctctctgtgctatAGTCTGTAGGATTTgtcattatttttccttttctgtaaaGCTCAGGGAGAAAGCTGGCATTTTTTCAAACAACATTTCTGTCACGGAGACAGAGACAGTTTGTAAATAAACGGTTGAAAGTGCTTTCCAAGGCCGCGGTGTCTCTCTGTCAGTCTGGGAGGAGATCGTCCAGCAGGGCCGGATCTCTTCAGAGCCGAGCCCCAGGGTGTCATTGCTCCTTAAATCGCCCATGAGGCCATATAGAACTCTGTATCTTAAGGCCGCAGTGGATTTGGAAACGCCTAGAAAGCCAacaggctgctgctgctctccAGGACTGGCTGACTTCAATCTTGTGTTCGCTCTGGGGGTTTCTTGAGAGTTTGTGTTGTCGCTGTTCAAATGCGAGCGTTTCCTTTGGAGTCTAACATCGTCAAGGCAGTGTGTGAGCGGGGAAACAGCCACACTGATGTCGGGTTTAGAGAAACACAGACTCCAGTACTGTCGGTGTCAAGATGGACATTTCCACCATGGCACTTCAGATCTTGGCCTAGGAGGAGcacgtgtactgtatgttataacaCAACGTGTCCCAGGGGGAGAGCACCGGAGAACTGGACCTGCTTCCACCCCCAGTTTCTCTCAGGAGGGTTGGACCCTGACCAGCTATGTGCAGTACCCACGATGCCAAGCAGGCAGGCAGCCCGTTGGGGAGACAGGcctgtctccttcctcttcaCCTGCTCCTGCCAGCCTCCTCGCTCCCACCTCCCTCTGTTGCCCTCTGAGGCTCTGTAGTCCCCTTGCAGGCCGAGATAATAGAGGGGTAGACAGACACAAGGTGGACAGAGGAGCAGACAGGTGTCGGGTGGACAGAGGCAGACAGACACCAGGTGGACAGAGGAGCAGACAGGTGTTGGGTGGACAGAGGCAGACAGACACCAGGTGGACAGAGGAGCAGACAGACGTCGGGTGGACAGAGGGGCAGACAGACACCAGGTGGACAGAGGAGCAGACAGGTGTCGGGTGGACAGAGAGGCAGACAGACGTCGGGTGGACAGAGAGGCAGACAGACGTCGGGTGGACAGAGAGGCAGACAGACGTCGGGTGGacagaggcagacagacagacgtcGGGTGGACAGAGGCAGACAGACACCAGGTGGACAGAGGAGCAGACAGGTGTCGGGTGGACAGAGGCAGACAGACACCAGGTGGACAGAGGAGCAGAAGGTGTCGGGTGGACagagaggcagacagacacCAGGTGGACAGAGGAGCAGACAGGTGTCGGGTGGACAGAGGCAGACAGACACCAGGTGGACAGAGGAGCAGAAGGTGTCGGGTGGACagagaggcagacagacacCAGGTTGACAGAGGAGCAGAAGGTGTCGGGTGGACagagaggcagacagacacCAGGTGGACAGAGGAGCAGACAGGTGTCGGGTGGACAGAGGCAGACAGACACCAGGTGGACAGAGGAGCAGACAGGTGTCGGGTGGACAGAGGCAGACAGACACCAGGTGGACAGAGGAGCAGACAGGTGTCGGGTGGACAGAGGCAGACAGACACCAGGTGTGGACAGAGGAGCAGACAGACACCAGGTGGACAGAGGAGCAGACAGACACCAGGTGGACAGAGGAGCAGACAGACGTCGGGTGGACAGAGGGGCAGACAGACACCAGGTGGACAGAGGGGCAGACAGGTGTCGGGTGGACAGAGGGGCAGACAGGTGTCGGGTGGACAGAGGGGCAGACAGACACCAGGTGGACAGAGGAGCAGACAGGTGTCGGGTGGACAGTGTGGCTTTATGGGCATCTCAAACATGCACAGACATATGTCTAAGACtgaatttggaaggtagttttttcagaacacacacagtgacCACAGGGTGTCATCAGGGATTAAAGCACCTAAGTGCACAGGACTGTGCTGCCTATGTCAGGCAGACTCAGTTTCAGTGCTGATAGTGCCTTGTTTTGCCTCTGAGAGCGCTGCAGTGCGTCTGCTCTCATGCCCTGTCACCAGGAGGCGCTGTGCCGGGGGTCACCATGTTTTCACTACAGCAGTGACAGAATCTGCACCATCTTTAACAgtgtcctctcctctcctcagcCTCGCTCTCCGTGTTCAgtgtctcttcctctctcctctcccccttcCCCCCCCCACCTGCTCAGCTTTTGCACACAGTGATTTCCTGTGTCGGTGAGCCCAGGCTGCAGCGAGTGTATAAATAGCACCGTGTGGACCGCAGCCCTGTCTTCCTGCCTGCTGCAGCTCTGCTCAACTGCGCCCCCTGTCTCTCCGGGCGTGTGTCTGCGCCAGTGCTGCTTCCCTGTGTGCATCgtcatctccacctctgcataTCTGTGAAAGTCTTCGAGTGTGTAATGTGTGCAGCTATGTGGTTTATCTGTGTTCGCCTTCCACACAATCTCCTGTTTCcttctttcctctctctcccctctttgATACCCTGTCCTCTCCCTATtcactctgttcctcaggctgtgacaggagatcacatactgggctgccagttcaactgagttccctcctccctctcccagtaggattgggacccgttgtgatgctggcaggtgtgggaattctgggattagatttgttaTTTAAGAGAAGAATGTTTGTTGAAACCCCGAGTGtttctc
This genomic window from Lepisosteus oculatus isolate fLepOcu1 chromosome 2, fLepOcu1.hap2, whole genome shotgun sequence contains:
- the LOC138225531 gene encoding pre-mRNA-splicing factor 38B-like, whose translation is MARRGRTEHGGGKRRPASRFPPLLPVELGGPGKPTRASCPVRLLAVLVLLLQQGPSRANTWTHPPGPTKTRPQRNGPALPRRHLLRGRQTQGGQRSRQVSGGQRQTDTRWTEEQTGVGWTEADRHQVDRGADRRRVDRGADRHQVDRGADRCRVDREADRRRVDREADRRRVDREADRRRVDRGRQTDVGWTEADRHQVDRGADRCRVDRGRQTPGGQRSRRCRVDREADRHQVDRGADRCRVDRGRQTPGGQRSRQVSGGQRQTDTRWTEEQTGVGWTEADRHQVDRGADRCRVDRGRQTPGVDRGADRHQVDRGADRHQVDRGADRRRVDRGADRHQVDRGADRCRVDRGADRCRVDRGADRHQVDRGADRCRVDSVALWASQTCTDICLRLNLEGSFFRTHTVTTGCHQGLKHLSAQDCAAYVRQTQFQC